The segment TCGTTTGCGATCGCGTTGAACGCAGCCCGTGACCAGATCGTTCAAGCTGGGGATCTTCGATGGGGTCCACTATTGGTCTGGCCGACCGGCCGGAGCTAGCATCCTGGACAACCTCTTAAGGGCCCGTCGTAGGGCGGTCCAGCGCGCGAGCGGTCAAGCGCGCGATCTCGAAATATCGTGCTAAGGCCCGTGACGTCGATCGCAACATTTACGCCATGACACTCACCCCCAGGGTCTTGACACCCGACCCTGACGACTAACCAAACGGCCCTGGGTTAACCTCGAGATGACCTTCGGTGTGTTTTTAAAGCTCCACTCGGGATTGCTCGGGTCTACTCGTTCAGGAGAATACTCACATGGAAGTCCGTGCCGGCGGTCCAGTTCGGACCCTTCCCCAAGGATGGGAATGTTGAGTTCCTCGGTCGGTCCTGGATATGTAGTCAACTCGAGAATGACTAGAGAACCAGCACGCACATATGGGGTGATTGATTGAGCTGCGAATTTATGAACGTTATGTCCGGTAGGCTTTTCCTTAAGAGAGGTAGGCGCAGCTATTGCCGAAAGATCGAAGGAATCCGTTTCTTTATAATCCCTTGTCGGACGGTAGTGTCCACTCTCAAGCACGTTCCGCAGCTCATTATCGCTGATATCTTCAGTGAGACATTCGCTGGTATCCTGGTGAGGCGGTCCGCATTGACATCTAGCCGGTACAAGGTAACCGGCCTCGACGGCACGCATGGGTACTGGTAGACCCCGCATAGCCCTGACCGATTATCGCGTCCGCTAGATCGGGTACTTGGTTCCTGACTGCGATTTCGAAACCACCATAGTAACTTGGGTACCCGCCCGTTCCGATAATCGATACTGACGGCACGGCTTAGTAAGCGCCATTCGGCGTAATAACTGCCTTTGCCGTGCGATAAAGGATGATTATGTCACCCATTAGGGACCAGTTCTCCACGTAATATAGGTCTAGGCGAACACTATCTTCCCATGATAGGTTCGAGCGCCCGCTTACTTGCCATAGTCCGGTAATTCCGGGCTTGACCAGAAGGCGTCGGTGCGCCCAATCGTCGTACTTGTCCACCTCAGCAGCGAGCGGCGGGCGCGGTCCGACCAGGGACATTTGCCCCTTGAGCACATTGAACAATTGTGGCAGTTCATCCAGGCTGTAGCGTCGTAGGAACGCACCCACGCTGGTGACACGAGGGTCGGATTTAAGTTTGAAGAGGACCCCGTTGCCGTCTGACTGGTCGAGCAGGCTCGCGAGTTGGGCCTCCGCGTTGGTCACCATAGACCTGAACTTGACCATTTTGAACGGACGTCCGTTCAAGCCAACTCGCTCCTGTCGAAAGATTGCTGAGCCGGGACTATTGAGCCGAATCGCGATCGTAATCCACAAGAATATCGGCGAAAGAACCAAGAGCAGCACGCTAGAGGCAACCAGGTCGAAGCCTCTCTTAAAGACGTGCTTCCGGCCTTCGAAGGTCGGGTAGTCGACATGGATAAGCGGCATTCCGGCTACGGGCCGAGTGTGAATCCTCGGTCCCGCAACGTCAGTCAGTCCCGGCGAAACTATGAGGTCAACTCCCCGGGATTCGAGGTCCCAACCGAGTCGGCGGAGGTCACGAGGCCCGATGTCGTCGGAGCCGCTGAGGATGAGAGTGTCGACGCCAGTATCGTCTATCAGACGCGCCACGTCGTCGAAGTCCCCGAGTACTGGGACACCCGCGATTAGGTCGTGTTCAGTGGTGCCGCCCCTGGTGATTGCTCCAACAACTTTTAGTCCGGCTCCCGGCTCGCGCTGAATGTTTTCGGCGACATGTCGGGTTTTCTCCCGATGCCCAATCAAAAGCGCTTGATGGGTGTATTCGCCATCCTCTCGCTTTCGTGATAGCCAATGTCGCCAAGCCCATCTCCCAGCTAGAAGCAGCAAGAACCCGCATGGGAAGGCGAAAAGTATGTAACCCCGACCGAGTTCCGCCTTGAGCAAGAAAGCAACGATTGCAAAAGTTCCGAAGAGGCGGACGGTGACGTCGGTGATTCGTTTGTATTCGGTACTGCCGCCGCCGATGATCTTGTAGTCGCGTGTTCCGAACAGGTTCAGGCTAAGCATCCACGCTGCGGCTATCAGAATCGATATGCTCGTGTATCCGATTGCTAAGTTAGTGAGACCCTTTGCGTCGTCGAATCGTAGCTCTGCGGCGCTTGTACCGAAGCGCAAAAGCTGAGAGCTGAACACGGCGACGCAAATGATGGTGAAATCGGTAACGACAAGCCGTGCAACGTACGACCGTTCCCAATCAAGAGTGCGTCTGCGGACGCCGGGAGTAGTCACTGCCATGTCGCGCCGTGATCGTCGGTCTGGCTCAACTGCTTGCCGGCCCATAGCCAGATGGTCCCGTCCGCTTCAGAGATCGCGAGGTCGCCCGGCTTAAACGTCGCCTTACGGCACTTACCGGATCGTTCTACGGAAGCTTTACCGGACTTGGGCAACGTGTACAGCTGAATTCCGGCACATGAGTCGTCGTTGGCGACAGCGACAACGTACCCGTCCTCGGAGGAAGCAAGAACCGCGGCGTCTGGGACGTCAATAGGTTCACCCCACTTTGTTCCGGCACTCGTTGTTCGGAATACGCGATAGTCGCTGCACAAGATAGCGGCCGTGTCCTTTTCGGCGGCGAGGGCGACGGCTGTGCGGCAGGGTGCCTTGCGATTTCCTTCGCGCGTGTGTACCACGCCACGGTCTGATGGATCGACAAACCAGGCGCTGCCCAGCCGATCGTGGTCCGTTGTCCAATCGTCTCCGCCCACGAAGGTCTTGACGAACTCCGGTTCGCAGTCCTTGTTGGCCAGAGTCAGCATCTCTGCAACAGATTCGCTGAGGGTGCGGATGGCCAATATGCTTGCTGCGCCAGTGGCGTCGTTGAGATTTGATTTTTCCCAGTCTTTACCGCCGTCGGTGGTGAATTCCGGGACCGGCGGTTTGCTCGGACAGCTTCCTACTTTCGAGCGCCAGGCAGTATTTGAGTCATACGCGTCAAGTACGCGTTTTGCGGGAACTGCCTCTTCTAAGTCTGACGGTGTGGGCGCATCGAAGCCACCTGCCGTCTCCGACTGGGCTGGGATTTCAGGCTCCTGCGGCGACGAGTTGTTTGTTGATGATGGAAGCTGCCGGCTCTCGACGAATGCCCAGCCGACCAGTACGGCATCGAGGATTAGAAAGGCCGTTAACGCGGCGACTGCCCAACGCCGTTGGCCAGTCGCAGCTTTCGTATGTGTCCTGCGTGTCCTCACTCGTGAACCTGTCTGGATACGCTGTCGGTTGCTACAGCTCGTTTTAGAAACGCCAATGTAGTTTGCACTGCGGGCACGAGTTGCTGTGCTGCAAGTTCGTAGACATCGCGGCTTCTTCGATACGGATCAATCACGTCGTCGTCGTCCGGCTGGTCAGGGAGTTCCAGTCCACGACGGGAAGCGGCGAGCTCAACCGCGGCTGACAAGCGCGCCGACGGATCAGTGAGCGGTAGGCAAGCGATATCGTCGAAGTCGACCCCATCGACCCCAACAACGAGTCGGGCAAACTCGCGCAAAGTGAATGCGTAACGACTGGCAACTGGAACCATTCTGACCGCGTCGCGGCGATGTTCGCGCGCCATGCCAAGAACCAGGTCAGCCCCACGAACCTCCGAGGCAATTAACTGTCGAGCCTCATGAGCCGTAGACGAGCTGCCGTATCGGTTGGATAACTCGGCGGCCTCGGGCGGCATCGGCTCCCCAACCAGTGCGTGGGTTCCTGCGCTGGCAACCGTTACTGATGGCCAATCTGCGGTTCCAACCCGTAGTAGTTGCTCGGCCATCGGCGACCGGCAAATATTGCCCGTGCACACGGCAAGGATTGAGAAGTCGCTCATACCGGCCATTTTGCCGGCTCTTTCGCGCCGGATCGGCGTCTGAGCGCGGCGTCAACACTGCCACTACGCTTTGCCGCGGCCTCAACATTCTCGCGAACCGCAGCCACTTCTGGATCATCTTGGTGGTTGACGCCGTAACTGTATTGCCCGTAGCCGTAGGAGTCCGGCCCCTTGGTCGGCAGCATGGTAATCACGATGCCCAGCAGCCGGCTGCCGATATGTTCGAGGGCGCGCACGGCAGCGGCAAGCTCATTGCGCTTAGTGCTGCCCGATGCCGCCACCAAGATGGCACCCCCGGTGATCTTGCTGATCAAAGCGGCATCGGTAACCAAAAGCAGCGGAGGCGCGTCAACCAGCACATAATCGAATTGATTGAGCAACTCGTCCAACAATCGCGACATGGCCTTGGAACCAAGCAGCTCGCTGGGGTTCGGCGGCACCTGGCCACTAGGCAGCACGAAGAGCTGCCCCCGGCCCCACTTCTGCAGCACCTCGTCCAACTCAGCCCGGCCAATCAGCACGTCGGTAAGGCCGACTGCACCTTCCAGGCCCATGTTCTCGGCCACGGTTGGCATCCGGAGGTCGCCATCGACCAGTGCGACCCGGGCACCAGTTTCGGCAAGTGCAATAGCAAGGTTTGCCACTGTCGTGCTTTTGCCTTCGCTAGGCACGGAGCTGGTAACAACATAGCTTCGGGGGCCGTTTTCGACGTTCATGAACTGCAGATTTGTGCGGAGGCTTCGGAACGCTTCCGAATGCGGGTTCCGCGGGTCGGCATGAACGACGAGGGGGCGCTTCTTGGTTTGCGGGTCAAAGCTTATCCCGCCGAGGATGGGCTTCTCGGTGACAAGGGCAATGTCATGAGAGCTGTGCAACCGAGTGTCCAGCACGCTACGGAGAACCGCCACGCCGAGCCCGATGGCCAAGCCAACCAACATACCGAGAGCAAGATTAAGCGGGAGGTTCGGACTTGCCGGAGCGGATGGTGCCAATGCCGGCTGGATCGTCGCGATCTTCACTGGGCTCTCGTCGTCACCCTCGGGCTTTTCGAGCTCGTCAACTACAACCGTCTGAAGATTTTTGCCAACAGAGTTCGCGATATCCGCGGCCTGCTGGGGTGATTCGGCCGTCGTCGTGATCTCGATTAGCGATGTTTCCGCAGGGGACGTTGCCTCAATCGTTGCACTTAGTTCTTTCGCCGATGTGGCGAGGCTGAGTTCGTCGATCACCTGATCGAGGACCCGTGCGCTGCTCGCAATGTCGACGTACGATATGACCGCCTGACGGGCGAATGTGGTGCCCTGGGCCAGGTCTACCGAGGTTGCGTTACTGGACCGCACGGAAACATACAGCTTCGTTGTCGCGTCGTACTTGGGGGAGACCAGGATGGAATACGCAGCGGCGGCGCCAACACCCACGAGCGTGCAGGCCACGATGAGAACCCAACTCTTGTGCAGGATCCTCAAATAATCGCGTAGTTCCACGTAGTACCCTCTCGTGCCCGTCTGAATCTTCTGACAACCTCAACCATAGTGGCATGAGAAATCGGAGAACTGTACCACTCTCGGCTGATTTCGCGGTGTGTCACTCAAGCTGACCAGCTGAAAGGCTCCGCGACAGTAGGGGAAGATTGGCTGTCAAGGAGCGAGACGCAATCGTTATCTTCGTCACCATCCGGCTGCGCCGGCTGTCGGTTCTTGACCACGGGTTTCCATTGTCCGAATCGATTAACAGTGGGCGACGGCCGGGGCCTGGTCGCAAGTGCTCATCGACCAGCTCAGTAACGGCGCGCACCAGCGCAGCAACGATGCCCACACGCCGGTCACCGGATCCGGGAGCTGAGGCATGTTCCGATTTGATGTGCTGTTGATTGCTGCGATCCTGGTACAACCGGCCGTTCTCGAGGCGCTCGAGGCGAACCTCAGCCCGGATACCGTGGTGATCCGGTTCCTGCTGGCCATTCCGCTAGTCGCGCTCGGACGGTTCATCCTGGTGCTGTTGCTGAACCGTCCCTCCGTCGTCGAGCCTCAGGACTGACGTCGAGCCTCAGGACTGACGTCGAGCCGGAGGAGTGACGCGGCATCCGACAATTGCAGCAGGGAGCCGTCGGGGTCGGTGGCTACCGCGTGGTGATGACCCCGAGCGCGGCCGTTACGTAGAACACGTTCACGGAGAGCAGGAAGATCCGCTCTGAGATGCCGAAGGCGTAGCGCCGGGCTGGCCGGATGGCGAGAGCCGCGACGAGCGCCACGAGCGAGATGAGTGCGACCCAAGAGGTGATTAGGAGCGTGGAGCCGAGCGGTGCGGGCGCGATCGGCTGCAACAGCCTGGCGAAGTTGCCCATGCAGGCGTAGCTGAGCGCGAACCACGCGATCGCGGCAAGAAGGTGGAGCCGGCCGACCGTCGTCGATGCCGCACCTTCTAGGTCGGTGGGGAGGAAGGGCAGGACGAAGAAGATCGCGGCCAGAGCGATGAGACAGATGGTGACGCCAGCGAGGTCTTTCCAGTCCGGGAACGCCGACACGACCAAGACGGCGAGTGCGACCCAGAAGACAGCGGTGACCCAGCTCATGATCGAGCTCAGGGCTCGAGTCCGGCCGACGGCGTAGTCGCTGACCGCGTGCTCGACGATGTTGTAGTCGTTCCGCACGACGTGCAGAGCAAGGAACAGCGCGAAGCGCGCCAGGCCGAGGCTGACCGCGACAGTGGCAAAAATAGTGGTCATAGTCATACCTTCATTCAGCGGATTGAGAGGGTGATCGAACCGTGCGCACCTCGTCGTGCAAAGCATGGATAGTTCTCGCGAGACCGTGGGGGTCGATGCCGATCGCCGTCGCATTGTCATCAAGCGATGAGCCGAGCAGTGCGCTGCAGTGGCCGAGCAGGATTGTGCCTCGCTTGGTGACGCCCAATAGGCGGACGTTCCCTGTCCCCGACGGCGCTAGGTCCTCGAACAGGCCGGCATCGAGCAGCGAGCGGACGATGCCACTGCTGGCAGCCTCAGTCACTCCGAGGGCGCCAGCGAGCTCCCGACCCGTCATGCCTGGATGCTCCGAGACGATCACCAACGCGACATACCGGTTGTAGCTGAGCCCCTCGGGGCGGAGGATGCGCTCTGCCCACTTGTCGAGGGTGCGCACGAGATCATGCAGTTCGTATGCAAGGTCCATACCTGTAACTTAAGGTCTTAAGTTACTCCTAGTCAAGTGGCCGCTCCAATCCGGTTGCGGCGTGGTCTGCGGTTTAAACAGCTGTGGCTTCGTCGAGCCGCCGGCTCGCCCCGGCATCCGACATTTGCAGGGTCTAACTCGCCGGTAACCTGCCTCATATCATCATCCGAGCGGAAATGGGCAGGTTTACCGGGCTAGCTCTAGCATTTATCGGTTGCGCTGCTCAGCAGGATCCCGTCTTGACGACATGCCGAGGCGGGATCTTCTGCGTGTGCGCCGACGCTCTTGCGTCTGCCGCGACGAACCCGCATACTAAAACGAATGTCGTTCGTTAAGTGACACACATCTCATTCTGGAGCAACAACTTGCACAACCCAACCGCAACGAAGCCGAGCAAGGCCGGGCCCTCCGGTACGTCGAACAAGGGCCTCGCCAAAGGGCAATTGGGACTG is part of the Saxibacter everestensis genome and harbors:
- a CDS encoding low molecular weight phosphatase family protein; amino-acid sequence: MSDFSILAVCTGNICRSPMAEQLLRVGTADWPSVTVASAGTHALVGEPMPPEAAELSNRYGSSSTAHEARQLIASEVRGADLVLGMAREHRRDAVRMVPVASRYAFTLREFARLVVGVDGVDFDDIACLPLTDPSARLSAAVELAASRRGLELPDQPDDDDVIDPYRRSRDVYELAAQQLVPAVQTTLAFLKRAVATDSVSRQVHE
- a CDS encoding DUF998 domain-containing protein: MTTIFATVAVSLGLARFALFLALHVVRNDYNIVEHAVSDYAVGRTRALSSIMSWVTAVFWVALAVLVVSAFPDWKDLAGVTICLIALAAIFFVLPFLPTDLEGAASTTVGRLHLLAAIAWFALSYACMGNFARLLQPIAPAPLGSTLLITSWVALISLVALVAALAIRPARRYAFGISERIFLLSVNVFYVTAALGVITTR
- a CDS encoding MarR family winged helix-turn-helix transcriptional regulator, producing the protein MDLAYELHDLVRTLDKWAERILRPEGLSYNRYVALVIVSEHPGMTGRELAGALGVTEAASSGIVRSLLDAGLFEDLAPSGTGNVRLLGVTKRGTILLGHCSALLGSSLDDNATAIGIDPHGLARTIHALHDEVRTVRSPSQSAE
- a CDS encoding sugar transferase; the protein is MAVTTPGVRRRTLDWERSYVARLVVTDFTIICVAVFSSQLLRFGTSAAELRFDDAKGLTNLAIGYTSISILIAAAWMLSLNLFGTRDYKIIGGGSTEYKRITDVTVRLFGTFAIVAFLLKAELGRGYILFAFPCGFLLLLAGRWAWRHWLSRKREDGEYTHQALLIGHREKTRHVAENIQREPGAGLKVVGAITRGGTTEHDLIAGVPVLGDFDDVARLIDDTGVDTLILSGSDDIGPRDLRRLGWDLESRGVDLIVSPGLTDVAGPRIHTRPVAGMPLIHVDYPTFEGRKHVFKRGFDLVASSVLLLVLSPIFLWITIAIRLNSPGSAIFRQERVGLNGRPFKMVKFRSMVTNAEAQLASLLDQSDGNGVLFKLKSDPRVTSVGAFLRRYSLDELPQLFNVLKGQMSLVGPRPPLAAEVDKYDDWAHRRLLVKPGITGLWQVSGRSNLSWEDSVRLDLYYVENWSLMGDIIILYRTAKAVITPNGAY
- a CDS encoding polysaccharide biosynthesis tyrosine autokinase yields the protein MELRDYLRILHKSWVLIVACTLVGVGAAAAYSILVSPKYDATTKLYVSVRSSNATSVDLAQGTTFARQAVISYVDIASSARVLDQVIDELSLATSAKELSATIEATSPAETSLIEITTTAESPQQAADIANSVGKNLQTVVVDELEKPEGDDESPVKIATIQPALAPSAPASPNLPLNLALGMLVGLAIGLGVAVLRSVLDTRLHSSHDIALVTEKPILGGISFDPQTKKRPLVVHADPRNPHSEAFRSLRTNLQFMNVENGPRSYVVTSSVPSEGKSTTVANLAIALAETGARVALVDGDLRMPTVAENMGLEGAVGLTDVLIGRAELDEVLQKWGRGQLFVLPSGQVPPNPSELLGSKAMSRLLDELLNQFDYVLVDAPPLLLVTDAALISKITGGAILVAASGSTKRNELAAAVRALEHIGSRLLGIVITMLPTKGPDSYGYGQYSYGVNHQDDPEVAAVRENVEAAAKRSGSVDAALRRRSGAKEPAKWPV